From the Exiguobacterium aurantiacum genome, one window contains:
- a CDS encoding sodium:calcium antiporter — MVFIYFILAAALTVYAAIKLSTYADVISEKSTMSGMLVGTVLLAGATSLPEVTTSVSAVMINNPDIAIGNMLGSNLFNIFILAMFDLYYRQKRLFNEASRDHLYTASLGLMLTLVTMLALVIRIDFTILGIGIDALLIAGLYAIGIYYIGKRPKEPSTEREVEQEVGVSVTDSIPIKRAVIGFIMAALVIMAAGTALSVLGDQIAVVTGLGSSFVGSFLIAASTSLPEAVAVFVALKLGNVNLAFGSILGSNIFNMLIIAMSDVFYRGGSILADVSTSHLVTAIGITILSVLVMYSVLRKDVTSKFRYVLPSVLVVLVYFASSYFIFIG, encoded by the coding sequence ATGGTATTCATTTACTTCATCTTGGCCGCTGCACTGACCGTGTATGCCGCCATCAAACTATCGACGTACGCCGACGTCATCAGCGAGAAGTCAACGATGAGCGGCATGCTCGTCGGGACCGTGTTGCTTGCCGGGGCGACATCATTGCCGGAAGTGACGACGAGCGTCTCGGCCGTCATGATCAACAACCCGGATATCGCTATCGGGAACATGCTCGGCTCGAACTTGTTCAACATCTTCATCTTGGCGATGTTCGACTTGTATTATCGTCAGAAACGTCTATTTAACGAAGCGAGTCGGGACCACCTCTACACGGCAAGTCTCGGTTTGATGTTGACACTCGTGACGATGCTCGCACTCGTCATCCGCATCGACTTCACGATTCTTGGGATCGGCATCGATGCATTATTGATTGCCGGGTTGTACGCGATTGGAATTTACTATATCGGAAAACGTCCGAAAGAACCGTCGACAGAACGGGAAGTCGAGCAAGAGGTTGGCGTCAGCGTCACCGACTCGATTCCGATCAAGCGTGCGGTTATCGGCTTCATCATGGCCGCCCTCGTCATCATGGCGGCCGGAACAGCGCTCTCGGTATTAGGTGATCAAATCGCCGTCGTGACCGGACTCGGTTCAAGCTTTGTCGGTAGCTTCTTGATCGCGGCCTCGACATCGCTCCCAGAAGCGGTCGCCGTCTTCGTCGCCTTGAAGCTTGGTAACGTCAACTTGGCATTCGGTTCAATCTTGGGGAGTAACATCTTCAATATGCTCATCATCGCGATGTCGGACGTCTTCTACCGAGGCGGCTCGATTTTGGCTGATGTGTCAACGTCACACTTGGTGACGGCGATTGGAATCACGATTTTGTCGGTCTTGGTCATGTACAGTGTTCTTCGCAAAGATGTCACGTCGAAGTTCCGCTACGTCTTGCCGTCCGTGCTCGTCGTCCTCGTCTATTTCGCGTCGTCTTACTTTATCTTCATCGGTTGA
- a CDS encoding bifunctional glycosyltransferase family 2/GtrA family protein, whose product MQMHSVERLDDYVILIPAYNPDQALVTLVRELKAEGFVHLFVVNDGSAETSRPVFDEVGKWVTVLEHARNQGKGAALKTGIRHVVQHFPRTNGVITVDADGQHLPADVLKLYEEGVRWPHHLIMGCRDFSGSDIPFRSRFGNQMTRGVMLLGSGLRLKDTQTGLRAIPLRYAEQLLDVPGNRYEFEMNMLTFTKRLQVPIHQTPIQTVYVAENASSHFRPVIDSILIYRMFLAYSLSSVASFLLDIGFYALFVYLLNPWFETTHVLIATVVARIMSSLFNYFVNRKIVFHSKAKRAMPKYFGLVGLQMALSAGLVFALFYVIRDGEVWIKVFVDSFLFVVSYYVQKKWIFKR is encoded by the coding sequence ATGCAAATGCATTCCGTGGAACGTCTTGATGATTACGTCATATTAATCCCCGCATATAACCCCGATCAAGCGCTCGTCACACTTGTCCGGGAGTTGAAAGCAGAAGGATTCGTCCATCTGTTCGTCGTGAACGATGGGAGTGCAGAGACGTCCCGCCCTGTCTTTGACGAGGTCGGGAAATGGGTCACGGTGCTCGAACATGCTCGAAATCAAGGGAAGGGTGCAGCGTTGAAGACCGGGATTCGACATGTCGTTCAGCATTTCCCTAGAACGAACGGGGTCATCACGGTCGATGCGGATGGGCAACATCTGCCGGCCGACGTCTTAAAGCTGTATGAAGAGGGGGTCCGTTGGCCCCACCATTTGATTATGGGCTGCCGCGACTTTTCCGGGTCCGACATCCCGTTCCGGAGCCGATTCGGAAATCAGATGACGCGTGGTGTCATGTTGCTCGGGAGCGGTCTTCGTCTGAAGGACACGCAGACCGGCCTCCGGGCGATCCCGCTCCGGTATGCGGAACAATTGCTCGATGTGCCGGGGAACCGTTACGAGTTCGAGATGAACATGTTGACGTTCACGAAACGACTGCAAGTCCCGATCCATCAGACACCAATTCAGACCGTCTATGTGGCCGAGAACGCCTCGTCCCATTTCCGGCCGGTGATTGACTCGATTCTCATTTATCGCATGTTTTTGGCCTATTCCTTGTCATCGGTCGCATCGTTTTTGTTAGATATCGGGTTCTATGCCTTGTTCGTCTATTTGTTGAATCCATGGTTCGAGACGACGCACGTCTTGATCGCGACGGTTGTGGCCCGCATTATGTCATCGTTGTTCAATTATTTCGTCAATCGGAAGATCGTGTTCCATTCGAAGGCGAAGCGGGCGATGCCGAAATACTTCGGGCTCGTCGGATTGCAGATGGCGCTGTCGGCCGGTCTCGTCTTTGCGCTGTTCTATGTCATCCGCGACGGTGAAGTGTGGATTAAAGTGTTCGTCGACAGCTTCTTGTTCGTCGTCAGCTATTATGTCCAGAAAAAATGGATCTTTAAACGCTAA
- a CDS encoding 3'-5' exonuclease, which yields MSHSILAIDVETANRDSRSICSVGWSLLVDGEIIETNQLLVNPEEDFDAGNIRVHGIRPSDVWDAPALPEVLEQLYPTLRDVDLVMAHNASFDMGAFKKAIAKYDLYTFPTIEYGCTVKLSRKLYPGLPNHKLNTMAEYLNVPFVHHDAAEDARVCALLVRDMMLKTGIHDPRELHRYTSVKLGKLAY from the coding sequence ATGTCACATTCAATTCTTGCCATCGACGTCGAGACGGCGAACCGCGATAGCCGGAGCATTTGCTCCGTCGGGTGGAGCCTGCTCGTCGACGGTGAAATCATCGAAACGAACCAACTGCTCGTCAATCCGGAGGAAGACTTCGATGCCGGCAACATCCGCGTCCACGGCATCCGGCCGAGCGACGTCTGGGACGCACCGGCTTTGCCCGAAGTGCTTGAACAGCTCTATCCGACGCTCAGGGATGTCGACCTTGTCATGGCGCATAACGCTTCATTCGATATGGGCGCGTTCAAGAAAGCGATCGCCAAATATGATTTATACACGTTTCCAACGATTGAATACGGTTGTACCGTCAAGCTGTCGAGAAAACTGTATCCGGGTCTGCCGAACCATAAGCTGAACACGATGGCCGAGTATTTGAACGTCCCGTTCGTCCATCACGATGCAGCCGAGGATGCCCGTGTCTGTGCGCTGCTCGTGCGCGACATGATGCTCAAAACTGGTATCCATGACCCGCGAGAGTTGCATCGGTACACATCGGTCAAGCTCGGAAAGCTCGCTTATTGA
- a CDS encoding four-helix bundle copper-binding protein, with product MNRDSIEDTISAIIDCMRTSNHCFSKSLQEEDVLMVKECIRLTRECSDICALTLNALETDSAFTKPIAALCAQVCDTCAVECGRHLHDHCQRCAEACLRCAEACRNLVAA from the coding sequence ATGAACCGAGACTCAATTGAAGATACAATTTCAGCGATTATTGACTGTATGCGGACGAGCAATCATTGTTTTTCAAAAAGTTTACAAGAAGAAGATGTGCTGATGGTAAAAGAGTGCATTCGTCTGACTCGAGAATGCTCCGACATCTGCGCCCTCACCTTGAACGCACTCGAGACCGATTCGGCGTTCACCAAACCGATCGCGGCCCTCTGTGCCCAAGTGTGCGACACGTGCGCCGTCGAATGCGGCCGTCACTTGCATGACCATTGTCAACGTTGTGCCGAAGCGTGTCTCCGCTGTGCCGAGGCGTGTCGCAACCTCGTGGCCGCATAA
- a CDS encoding GRP family sugar transporter — MEMILLALLPALMWGSIPLIVSKVGGKPIQQLIGTTMGAMVMAVIIALVFNPEFTTLALVTGFISGAFWALGQYLQFQSFQILSVSKAMPISTGMQLVGTSLFGVIVLGDWQTSTELWLGFSALVLIIIGAALTSYQQQKDGDSSGALKKGLLVLLVSSIGYVTYAVLTNYFEVDGITAILPQSIGMFIAALLFSLREKDVKKFDPKTFKNILAGIAWGIGNFGLFVSSGEVGIATSFALSQLNVVVATLGGIYLLKEEKTTKERVFVFMGIGLIVVAGFMLGIAKS; from the coding sequence ATGGAAATGATTTTACTCGCACTCTTACCTGCCTTGATGTGGGGGAGTATCCCTCTGATCGTCTCAAAGGTCGGCGGGAAACCGATTCAACAGTTGATCGGGACGACGATGGGGGCGATGGTGATGGCGGTCATCATCGCGCTCGTGTTCAATCCGGAGTTCACGACACTCGCGCTCGTGACCGGTTTCATCTCCGGGGCGTTCTGGGCGCTCGGTCAGTATCTACAGTTCCAATCGTTTCAAATTTTAAGTGTCTCGAAGGCGATGCCGATCAGTACCGGCATGCAACTCGTCGGGACGTCCTTGTTCGGTGTCATCGTACTCGGCGATTGGCAGACATCGACCGAGTTGTGGCTCGGCTTTTCGGCACTCGTCTTGATTATCATCGGGGCGGCACTGACGTCATACCAGCAACAAAAAGATGGCGACAGTAGCGGGGCCTTGAAGAAAGGCTTGCTCGTCCTGCTCGTGTCGAGTATCGGTTATGTGACGTACGCCGTCCTGACGAACTATTTCGAGGTCGACGGGATCACGGCCATCCTGCCGCAATCGATCGGGATGTTCATCGCGGCGCTGTTGTTCAGCCTGCGTGAGAAAGATGTGAAGAAGTTCGATCCAAAAACGTTCAAAAACATCTTGGCCGGGATCGCCTGGGGAATCGGGAACTTCGGGCTGTTCGTGTCGAGCGGAGAGGTCGGGATTGCGACGTCGTTCGCTTTGTCCCAATTGAACGTCGTCGTGGCGACGCTCGGCGGAATCTATCTATTGAAAGAAGAGAAGACGACTAAAGAACGTGTCTTCGTCTTTATGGGTATCGGCCTCATCGTCGTGGCCGGATTCATGCTCGGGATTGCGAAGAGCTGA
- a CDS encoding DUF6678 family protein, whose protein sequence is MCNHSINYQWRTKDIETGYVSSWDAEWYYYFKLGDYKYIEWLELKQTPRNHEEILLIYSRKFMYPERFPEMSFVSINYVGTGTYIDYI, encoded by the coding sequence ATGTGCAATCACTCTATCAACTACCAATGGCGAACAAAAGATATTGAAACCGGCTATGTTTCATCATGGGATGCTGAGTGGTATTATTATTTCAAACTTGGCGACTACAAGTACATAGAGTGGTTAGAATTAAAGCAGACACCGAGGAACCACGAAGAAATCTTATTGATATACTCGAGAAAATTTATGTACCCGGAAAGATTCCCGGAGATGTCATTCGTGTCTATAAATTATGTAGGAACTGGGACATATATTGACTACATTTAA
- the msrA gene encoding peptide-methionine (S)-S-oxide reductase MsrA — protein MEKATFAGGCFWCMVTPFEEQPGIESIVSGYTGGHVDNPTYEQVKTGTTGHYEVVEITFDPTLFAYERLLELYWIQTDPTDDGGQFQDRGQQYAPAIFYHTEEQRVKAEQSRDALAASGRFKQPIVTKILPADTFYPAEEYHQDFHKKNPKHYKEDRAISGRDEFIDVVWAEKV, from the coding sequence ATGGAGAAAGCAACATTCGCAGGCGGCTGTTTTTGGTGCATGGTGACGCCGTTCGAGGAACAACCTGGCATCGAGTCGATTGTATCCGGTTATACCGGAGGTCACGTCGACAATCCGACGTATGAACAAGTGAAAACAGGGACGACCGGTCATTATGAGGTCGTCGAGATCACGTTCGACCCGACGCTGTTCGCATACGAGCGCCTGCTCGAACTGTATTGGATTCAGACCGACCCGACCGATGACGGCGGCCAGTTCCAAGACCGCGGGCAACAGTATGCGCCGGCCATCTTCTATCATACGGAAGAACAACGCGTGAAAGCAGAACAGAGTCGCGACGCGCTCGCGGCGAGTGGACGTTTCAAACAGCCGATCGTCACGAAAATCTTACCGGCCGACACGTTTTATCCGGCCGAGGAATACCATCAAGACTTCCATAAGAAGAATCCGAAACATTATAAGGAAGATCGGGCTATTTCAGGACGTGATGAATTTATTGATGTGGTGTGGGCGGAAAAGGTTTAA
- a CDS encoding amidase family protein, with translation MTHTYDFMELDIKSAHRGYKEGTFTARDVTAHYLTRIAKLNDKLKAVIQVNPDALFEAEAADRAFRRGVRLPLLGIPVLIKDNVETAGLMKTTAGAVALEHHFAGKDAHLVRLLRDNGAIILGKANLSEWANFLTEGMPNGWSGVGGQTLNPYGDKLDVGGSSSGSASAVAANLTLLAVGSETSGSIIHPSVHNGIVGIKPTVGLISRSGIIPISRSQDTAGPMARTLEDAVRALEAMVGEDPTDPATLNLPAGPPYRTCLDERQAAGMRVGVVKTDLSEEEQALYDEAIALLKQSGIEVVTVELPSKAVLDQGDILYHEFKLGIEAYLATTTLPYETLSDLIDWNNEHLETIPHGQTTFEKADELSGRLIEAAYLTRRLDDVYHAKTDGIDLLLAEQDLHALVLPHDHNYDMAAKAGHPTITIPFRLKASGAPFGLSFTGTSYAERDLIRLAYAFERHISRPVPPL, from the coding sequence ATGACTCACACATACGATTTCATGGAACTCGATATAAAATCTGCTCATCGCGGCTATAAAGAAGGGACGTTCACGGCACGTGACGTGACGGCCCACTATTTGACACGGATCGCCAAACTAAACGACAAACTGAAGGCGGTCATCCAAGTGAACCCGGACGCCTTGTTCGAGGCCGAGGCGGCCGACCGGGCCTTCCGTCGCGGAGTGCGCTTGCCGCTGCTCGGCATTCCTGTCTTGATCAAAGACAATGTCGAGACAGCCGGACTCATGAAGACGACGGCCGGCGCCGTCGCGCTCGAACATCACTTCGCGGGCAAGGACGCGCACCTCGTCCGACTTCTTCGCGACAACGGGGCCATCATCCTCGGGAAGGCGAACTTGTCCGAGTGGGCCAACTTTTTGACAGAAGGTATGCCAAACGGGTGGAGCGGTGTCGGTGGACAGACGCTCAATCCATATGGCGACAAGCTTGATGTCGGCGGATCGAGTTCAGGATCGGCCTCCGCGGTCGCGGCGAATTTGACGCTACTCGCCGTCGGCAGCGAGACGAGCGGCTCGATTATCCATCCGAGCGTGCACAACGGCATCGTCGGCATCAAACCGACCGTCGGACTCATCAGCCGCAGTGGGATCATCCCGATCTCCCGGTCGCAAGACACGGCAGGACCGATGGCGCGGACGCTCGAGGATGCGGTACGGGCGCTTGAAGCGATGGTCGGGGAAGACCCGACGGACCCGGCGACACTCAACCTCCCGGCCGGCCCGCCGTATCGGACGTGTCTCGATGAGCGCCAAGCGGCAGGGATGCGTGTCGGGGTCGTCAAGACTGATCTGTCGGAAGAAGAACAGGCGCTCTACGACGAAGCAATCGCCTTGCTGAAACAGAGCGGTATCGAGGTCGTCACCGTCGAACTGCCGTCGAAAGCGGTACTCGACCAAGGCGACATCTTGTACCACGAGTTCAAACTCGGAATCGAGGCGTATCTGGCTACGACGACGCTCCCGTACGAGACGTTGTCTGATTTGATAGACTGGAATAATGAGCATCTTGAGACGATCCCGCACGGGCAAACAACGTTCGAGAAAGCGGATGAGCTGTCGGGACGTCTCATCGAGGCGGCCTATTTGACGCGCCGCCTCGACGACGTCTATCACGCCAAGACGGACGGCATCGACCTACTCTTAGCCGAGCAGGACCTTCATGCACTCGTCTTACCGCATGACCACAACTATGACATGGCCGCAAAAGCCGGACACCCGACCATCACGATTCCGTTTCGATTGAAAGCGAGCGGGGCGCCGTTCGGCCTGTCGTTCACCGGGACGAGTTATGCCGAACGCGACTTGATTCGTCTCGCCTATGCGTTCGAGCGACATATTTCGCGTCCCGTCCCCCCGTTATAA
- the rlmN gene encoding 23S rRNA (adenine(2503)-C(2))-methyltransferase RlmN: MKPSIYGLTFDQLTEACVAWGYSAFHARQIWDSLYIDRVKQIEDISVRAEVREALAAEYVISTQDLFVKQEAGDGTVKFLLKLHDGHYIETVLMRHKYGRSVCVTTQVGCNIGCSFCASGLLKKTRDLTAGEVVEQIMTVQHYLDEVGEGARVSHIVVMGIGEPFDNFDNLVDFLRVVKDERGLAIAPRKINVSTSGLADKIYKFADLDLRINLALSLHAPNDALRTQIMKINRGFPLDKLMPAIRYYVEKTNKRITFEYILLSKVNDLPEHAEELAALIDDIKDKSYVNLIPYNPVNEHIQYERSTSEDIMAFYDVLKKRGINTGVRLEHGTDIDAACGQLRSKHMNVEGAK, translated from the coding sequence ATGAAACCATCTATATACGGGCTGACATTTGATCAGCTGACGGAAGCCTGTGTCGCTTGGGGATACAGCGCCTTCCATGCGAGACAAATTTGGGACTCGCTCTACATCGACCGAGTCAAGCAAATCGAGGACATCTCGGTTCGGGCTGAGGTGCGTGAGGCGCTCGCCGCCGAATACGTCATCTCGACGCAAGACCTGTTCGTCAAACAAGAGGCTGGCGACGGGACGGTCAAATTTTTACTTAAATTACACGATGGGCACTATATCGAGACTGTGCTCATGCGACACAAATACGGCCGCTCGGTCTGTGTGACGACCCAGGTCGGCTGTAATATTGGCTGCAGTTTTTGTGCGAGCGGACTGTTGAAAAAGACACGTGATTTGACGGCAGGTGAAGTCGTCGAACAAATCATGACCGTGCAACACTACTTGGATGAGGTCGGGGAAGGTGCCCGGGTCAGCCATATCGTCGTCATGGGAATCGGCGAACCGTTCGATAACTTCGACAACTTGGTCGATTTCCTGCGCGTCGTCAAGGACGAGCGCGGTCTCGCCATCGCGCCGCGTAAAATCAACGTCTCGACGAGCGGACTCGCCGACAAGATTTACAAGTTCGCGGACCTCGACTTGCGCATCAACTTGGCACTGTCGCTCCATGCGCCGAACGATGCTCTGCGGACGCAAATCATGAAAATCAACCGGGGGTTCCCACTCGACAAGCTCATGCCGGCCATCCGGTATTACGTCGAGAAGACGAACAAACGCATCACGTTCGAATATATCCTTCTGTCGAAAGTGAACGATTTGCCGGAGCACGCCGAGGAATTAGCGGCGCTCATCGACGATATCAAGGACAAGTCGTACGTCAACTTGATCCCGTATAACCCGGTCAACGAGCATATCCAATACGAGCGCAGTACGTCCGAGGACATCATGGCGTTTTATGACGTCTTGAAGAAGCGTGGCATCAACACCGGTGTCCGTCTCGAGCACGGGACTGACATCGATGCGGCATGCGGCCAGTTGCGCAGTAAACATATGAACGTCGAAGGTGCGAAATAA
- a CDS encoding SMP-30/gluconolactonase/LRE family protein yields the protein METVNAALWIRVRNTLGEGPCWDAELKRFYWVDIEGHTLWWYDEKEDELSSFDMGQQIGFAVPKVTDGVVVGLKDGIYEWDEVSKRLDKLVELDDPEGDLRFNDGKADPYGRIFAGTLHLNDEENEATLYRLNRDGTTEVMLSELTLSNGLTWSPDHSTFYHIDTPTETVRKYPFDLKTGTLGEGEVVIDFKDEEGFPDGMTSDEDGFLWIAHFAGGKVSRWNPDTGEKVLEVLVPAPNVTSCCFVGDDLKQLAITTAREGMDDAALKAHPDAGSVFKIDTDVKGMPLYRFGR from the coding sequence ATGGAGACAGTAAACGCTGCGTTATGGATTCGAGTCAGAAATACGCTTGGGGAAGGCCCGTGTTGGGATGCTGAACTAAAACGGTTCTATTGGGTCGACATCGAAGGACACACGCTTTGGTGGTACGACGAAAAGGAAGATGAGCTGTCTTCGTTCGATATGGGACAACAGATCGGGTTTGCGGTCCCGAAAGTGACGGACGGCGTCGTCGTCGGCTTGAAAGACGGCATCTATGAATGGGACGAGGTGTCGAAGCGACTCGATAAACTCGTCGAACTCGACGACCCGGAAGGGGATCTTCGCTTCAACGACGGAAAGGCCGACCCGTACGGACGAATCTTCGCCGGGACGCTCCATCTCAACGACGAGGAGAACGAGGCGACGCTCTATCGCTTGAACCGTGACGGCACGACCGAGGTCATGTTGAGTGAATTGACATTATCGAACGGTCTGACATGGTCCCCGGACCACTCGACGTTCTATCATATCGATACACCGACCGAGACGGTCCGTAAATACCCGTTCGACTTGAAAACGGGAACGCTCGGGGAGGGGGAAGTCGTCATCGATTTCAAAGACGAGGAAGGATTCCCGGACGGCATGACATCCGATGAGGACGGATTCTTGTGGATCGCCCACTTCGCCGGCGGAAAAGTGTCGAGATGGAATCCGGATACTGGTGAGAAAGTGCTCGAGGTGCTCGTGCCGGCCCCGAACGTCACGTCGTGCTGTTTCGTCGGCGATGACTTGAAACAACTCGCCATCACGACGGCGCGTGAAGGGATGGATGACGCGGCGCTCAAAGCTCATCCGGACGCAGGGTCGGTCTTTAAAATCGATACGGACGTGAAAGGGATGCCGCTCTATCGGTTTGGACGATAA
- a CDS encoding IS3 family transposase — protein MHGDRKRVEKEVVLKTVELLKRKYTITTILRVLDVPRATYYRWVREPVKHPSVLEQAIVEVCKHTKYRYGHRKIKALLEQNYELTANRNTVQRIMKKHHLQCRIKPKRKWRSQGESIIIAPDLLKRDFTASEPNKKWVTDITYIQYGSTTKYLSTIIDLFNNEIVAYKLYEHQQTPLVIDTLKKALESRNNPEGVIIHSDQGSVYTSYAFQDFVKRNHLTSSMSRRGNCWDNAVIESFHSNLKSEGFQYVKFNSLSDQEVHERVNHYLTYYNEERIQEKLGYLTPIKYGGMAA, from the coding sequence ATTCATGGAGATCGAAAGAGAGTTGAGAAAGAAGTAGTCCTAAAGACTGTAGAACTTTTGAAGAGGAAATATACGATCACGACGATCCTACGTGTCCTAGACGTGCCACGGGCAACCTATTACCGTTGGGTCAGAGAACCGGTGAAGCACCCTTCGGTGCTAGAGCAAGCAATCGTCGAAGTATGTAAGCATACGAAATATCGATATGGACATCGAAAGATAAAGGCCCTGTTAGAGCAAAACTATGAGTTAACAGCAAACCGGAACACCGTACAGAGAATCATGAAGAAACACCATCTCCAGTGTCGGATCAAACCCAAACGAAAATGGAGGTCTCAGGGTGAGAGCATCATCATCGCACCTGACCTTCTCAAACGAGACTTCACGGCCAGTGAACCGAATAAGAAGTGGGTGACGGACATCACCTATATCCAATACGGGAGCACGACGAAATATCTTTCGACCATCATCGACCTATTCAACAATGAAATCGTTGCCTACAAGTTGTACGAGCATCAACAGACGCCCCTCGTCATCGATACGTTAAAGAAGGCGTTGGAGAGCCGGAACAACCCCGAAGGGGTCATCATCCATTCGGACCAAGGAAGTGTCTATACCTCATATGCCTTTCAAGATTTCGTTAAGAGGAACCATCTGACGAGCAGCATGTCTCGAAGAGGCAACTGTTGGGACAATGCGGTGATCGAATCATTCCATTCGAACTTGAAGTCTGAGGGCTTCCAGTACGTCAAGTTCAACTCGTTAAGCGACCAGGAAGTGCATGAACGGGTGAACCATTACTTGACCTACTACAACGAAGAACGTATCCAAGAAAAATTAGGCTACCTCACACCGATAAAATACGGTGGGATGGCAGCCTAA
- a CDS encoding GTP-binding protein, translating into MKRIPITVLSGYLGSGKTTLLNHILNNRTGKKYAVIVNDMSELNIDERLIEQGGFSRTDEKLVELSNGCICCTLREDLLEAVAELANDRELDGIIIESSGISEPIPVAQTFTYADDALGIDLTSRVYIDAMVTVVDAYRFLKDFNSGESLHERKQAIDATDVREVVDLLVDQIEFADIIVLNKADRVTEMELDEMVGLLKALNPTAKLLTSVHANVELTELLDVNLFDFEQAMHAAGWIQELEADVHTPETEEYGISSFVYRRRRPFHPERLHAWIEAFPEQVVRAKGFLWIASRNDLACLFSQAGYASTLEHAGRWLATLPEEERRLMFAAESELAADYVEPYGDRQTELVLIGQRMERSVIETGLDACLLTDEEMTSDWTTLPDTLPGNGIVTFT; encoded by the coding sequence ATGAAACGAATTCCAATCACCGTGCTGTCCGGTTATTTAGGAAGCGGTAAGACGACGCTATTGAACCACATATTGAACAACCGGACGGGCAAGAAATATGCCGTCATCGTCAACGACATGAGTGAATTGAATATCGATGAGCGATTGATTGAGCAGGGCGGCTTCTCGAGGACGGACGAAAAGTTGGTCGAATTATCGAACGGTTGCATCTGTTGCACGCTCCGTGAGGATCTGCTCGAGGCGGTAGCAGAGCTCGCGAACGACCGGGAACTCGACGGGATCATCATCGAGTCGTCAGGCATCTCGGAACCGATCCCCGTCGCCCAAACGTTTACATATGCCGACGACGCCCTCGGCATCGACTTGACGAGCCGAGTCTACATCGATGCGATGGTGACCGTCGTCGATGCGTATCGGTTCTTAAAAGATTTCAACTCGGGCGAGTCGCTCCATGAACGCAAGCAAGCGATTGACGCGACGGACGTCCGCGAAGTCGTCGACCTGCTCGTCGACCAAATCGAATTCGCGGACATCATCGTCTTGAACAAGGCGGATCGCGTGACCGAGATGGAACTCGACGAGATGGTCGGACTGTTGAAGGCGCTCAACCCGACCGCGAAGCTATTGACGTCGGTGCACGCGAACGTGGAACTGACCGAGCTGTTAGACGTCAATCTGTTCGATTTCGAGCAGGCGATGCATGCCGCAGGGTGGATTCAGGAATTAGAGGCAGACGTTCACACCCCGGAGACAGAAGAGTACGGCATCAGCTCGTTCGTCTATCGCCGGCGCCGACCGTTCCACCCGGAGCGTCTCCACGCCTGGATCGAGGCGTTCCCGGAACAAGTCGTCCGCGCGAAAGGCTTCTTATGGATTGCTTCCCGGAACGACCTCGCCTGCCTGTTCTCGCAAGCAGGGTACGCGTCGACGCTCGAACATGCGGGACGTTGGCTCGCGACACTGCCGGAGGAGGAACGTCGTCTCATGTTCGCCGCCGAATCGGAACTTGCCGCCGACTATGTCGAACCATACGGGGATCGCCAGACGGAACTCGTCTTGATCGGGCAACGGATGGAGCGTTCGGTCATCGAGACCGGACTCGACGCGTGTCTGTTGACAGACGAGGAGATGACTTCTGACTGGACGACGTTGCCAGATACACTTCCGGGGAACGGTATCGTGACTTTCACATAA